A DNA window from Bacteroidota bacterium contains the following coding sequences:
- a CDS encoding DinB family protein has protein sequence MARITSLLFCLWFCIPTVGVAQHADVAAGEFAAGFFNRYEYTAMRYMRLAEALPAEVYSWSPGEGAMSVEKVYMHIIRYNYLYPEMLGIAVPAGIDMDQLESMTGKDTVDQYLEDSLAYVRKMVRGSSEADLQKMVNLYGNNTQAYNVYIQLQTHMSEHLGQLMAYARMNGITPPWSN, from the coding sequence ATGGCGCGGATTACATCGCTTTTATTTTGCCTGTGGTTTTGCATACCAACTGTTGGTGTCGCGCAGCATGCGGATGTAGCAGCGGGTGAGTTTGCTGCGGGATTCTTTAACCGGTATGAGTATACCGCGATGCGGTACATGCGTCTGGCGGAAGCCTTGCCGGCAGAGGTTTATAGCTGGAGCCCGGGAGAAGGGGCGATGTCAGTCGAAAAGGTATATATGCACATCATTCGCTATAACTACCTGTACCCGGAAATGCTTGGCATCGCTGTGCCGGCTGGAATCGACATGGATCAACTCGAATCGATGACTGGCAAAGATACGGTAGACCAGTATCTGGAGGATTCGCTGGCTTACGTGCGAAAAATGGTGCGTGGGTCGTCTGAGGCGGACTTACAAAAAATGGTCAACCTGTATGGTAACAATACGCAGGCGTACAATGTGTACATACAGCTTCAAACCCACATGAGTGAGCACCTCGGACAGCTGATGGCTTACGCCCGGATGAACGGGATTACGCCGCCCTGGTCGAATTGA
- the xseA gene encoding exodeoxyribonuclease VII large subunit yields the protein MEPSGNTASPLLTVGDFARRARQFIESEFNRVWIEGEISNFKQYSSGHCYFTLKDAEAQLRCVMWRNTARALYFTPQDGMHVKLFGKASFYEKRGDFQIVAQSLKHAGEGTLQQAFEALKNKLAAEGLFDESHKKPKPYIPTRIGIITSGSGAAIQDVLSILGRRFPLTEALVCPVQVQGAGSAKSICEALEAFNGIPADDPLRADLLIVGRGGGSLEDLWSFNEESVARAIYASEIPVISAVGHETDFTIADFVADFRAATPSMAAEIAVPNQQEIKAFIEGSLYRSAQRLLQHIEQHKLHIQHLTQRHAFNRPVDQLLQLKQRTQDMLLRLERSGVQYLKHKREQVHQAERQLSLLDPRLPLKKGYALVEQDATLVRSAKQLTPESVVTLRFHDGSKSAVIDD from the coding sequence ATGGAGCCCTCTGGCAACACTGCTTCTCCCCTGCTTACTGTTGGCGATTTTGCACGCCGGGCGCGGCAGTTTATCGAATCTGAATTTAACCGTGTCTGGATTGAAGGCGAAATTTCAAACTTCAAACAGTATAGTTCAGGGCACTGTTATTTTACGTTGAAAGATGCAGAAGCGCAGTTACGTTGCGTCATGTGGCGAAACACGGCGCGCGCGCTTTACTTTACGCCGCAAGACGGCATGCACGTCAAGCTCTTTGGGAAGGCATCCTTTTACGAAAAGCGCGGTGACTTCCAGATTGTTGCGCAGTCGCTAAAACACGCCGGCGAAGGCACGTTACAGCAGGCCTTTGAAGCGCTGAAAAACAAACTCGCCGCTGAAGGCCTGTTTGACGAATCCCACAAGAAACCCAAACCCTATATCCCAACCCGGATTGGTATTATCACCTCTGGCTCGGGCGCTGCAATCCAGGATGTGCTTTCGATATTGGGCCGGCGATTTCCTTTAACAGAGGCGCTGGTGTGCCCGGTGCAGGTTCAGGGTGCCGGCTCCGCCAAATCGATTTGCGAAGCACTCGAGGCGTTTAATGGCATACCAGCAGATGACCCTTTGCGTGCAGATTTACTCATCGTCGGCCGCGGTGGTGGGTCACTGGAAGACCTATGGTCCTTTAACGAAGAATCGGTTGCACGTGCAATTTACGCATCTGAAATCCCGGTGATTAGCGCTGTGGGCCATGAAACAGACTTCACCATTGCTGATTTTGTCGCAGATTTTCGGGCAGCAACCCCTTCCATGGCAGCAGAAATTGCCGTCCCCAACCAACAGGAAATCAAAGCGTTTATCGAAGGTAGTCTGTACAGAAGTGCGCAGCGGCTCTTGCAGCATATTGAACAACACAAACTGCACATTCAGCATTTGACCCAACGGCATGCTTTTAACCGGCCTGTAGACCAGCTTTTACAGCTAAAACAGCGAACACAGGACATGTTACTCCGCCTGGAGCGGAGCGGCGTGCAGTATCTGAAACATAAGCGTGAGCAGGTGCACCAGGCAGAAAGGCAGCTGTCTCTACTGGATCCTCGCCTGCCCTTGAAAAAAGGTTACGCGCTCGTAGAACAAGATGCCACCCTCGTCCGTTCTGCAAAGCAACTCACACCCGAAAGCGTCGTAACACTACGCTTTCACGATGGCAGCAAATCTGCCGTCATTGATGATTAA
- a CDS encoding low molecular weight protein-tyrosine-phosphatase produces the protein MEDKLKRVMFVCMGNICRSPLAEGVFRHQAREAGVLDNFEIASSGTGGWHAGQAPDSRMNEVAIRNGVSMEGQYAQQFTYGDLDYYDIILAMDKDNLQHIKQMDGGDKHAAKIYLFRAFDPEPGDQQVPDPYYGGPRGFDQVFEMVDRTARVLLDRLRDE, from the coding sequence ATGGAAGATAAATTGAAACGGGTCATGTTTGTATGTATGGGCAACATCTGCAGGAGCCCGCTTGCTGAAGGGGTTTTTAGGCACCAGGCGCGGGAGGCCGGCGTGCTGGATAATTTCGAAATTGCTTCTTCCGGCACCGGTGGCTGGCATGCCGGACAGGCCCCTGATAGCCGGATGAACGAAGTGGCCATCCGAAATGGCGTATCCATGGAGGGCCAATACGCGCAACAGTTTACGTATGGTGATCTCGACTATTACGACATCATTCTGGCGATGGACAAAGACAACCTTCAGCACATCAAACAAATGGATGGCGGGGATAAACACGCTGCCAAAATCTACCTTTTCCGTGCTTTTGATCCCGAGCCCGGCGATCAACAGGTGCCGGATCCATATTACGGCGGCCCCCGCGGGTTTGATCAGGTTTTTGAGATGGTAGATCGCACGGCACGCGTGCTGCTGGATCGGCTGCGCGATGAATGA
- a CDS encoding fructosamine kinase family protein — protein sequence MNEVLAQKLAPYLGYITSIVPVGGGCIANASRIETALGPYFLKWGNGEVVLTFEPEAAGLAVLAAADTALRIPQVVASSGTNPGFLLMEWIVQGAKSPGFDVSFGEALAALHRQSASSYGFTIDNFIGRTPQQNTWHTEWPAFFQACRLAPQVALARKNRLWQPAWDGPLESLYKKLPNLLPKAPPASLLHGDLWGGNYMVSDAGAPVLFDPACYYGDRETDLAMTTLFGGFSNTFYDAYAAAWPMEAGFMERRPVYNLYHQINHLNLFGGGYAGGISAVLRSYA from the coding sequence ATGAATGAGGTGCTTGCGCAGAAACTGGCCCCGTACCTGGGATACATCACATCGATTGTGCCGGTGGGCGGCGGCTGTATTGCAAATGCGTCCCGCATTGAAACGGCACTTGGCCCCTATTTTCTTAAATGGGGGAATGGGGAGGTCGTCCTGACGTTCGAACCCGAAGCAGCCGGCCTGGCTGTTTTAGCCGCTGCGGATACTGCGCTGCGCATCCCACAAGTTGTTGCATCCTCTGGTACCAACCCCGGTTTTCTGTTGATGGAGTGGATAGTGCAGGGTGCAAAGTCACCCGGGTTTGATGTTTCTTTTGGTGAGGCGCTTGCTGCGCTGCATCGGCAATCAGCATCATCGTACGGGTTTACAATAGACAATTTTATCGGCCGCACCCCGCAACAGAATACATGGCATACCGAATGGCCGGCTTTTTTTCAGGCATGCCGGTTGGCCCCGCAGGTTGCGCTGGCTCGCAAGAACCGGCTTTGGCAGCCGGCATGGGACGGTCCACTTGAGTCTCTCTACAAAAAACTCCCCAACCTGCTGCCCAAAGCGCCGCCGGCTTCGCTGCTCCATGGCGATTTATGGGGTGGTAACTACATGGTTTCAGACGCGGGAGCACCGGTCCTCTTTGACCCAGCCTGCTACTACGGCGACCGTGAGACCGACCTTGCCATGACCACTTTGTTTGGCGGATTCAGCAACACCTTTTATGATGCTTATGCCGCCGCCTGGCCGATGGAGGCTGGATTTATGGAGCGCCGGCCTGTGTACAACCTCTACCATCAAATCAACCACCTGAATCTTTTTGGAGGTGGATATGCAGGCGGCATTTCCGCTGTGCTTCGCAGCTATGCATGA
- a CDS encoding alpha/beta hydrolase-fold protein — MIYKHPHTAVGTGCFLLYVLLLLPGCTTPEDRTGLQFEVTLADEAFADIAALGLETPINGRLFVVISRDDESEPRRQVGVSGVPFWGVDVENLTAGDKVIVKPGANGFRGFPLDDFAKLPADTYNVQALLSVYTTFSRADGHTVSLHLNSGAGQNQWRAPGNAHSTVAQHALDPAKRSTVQLTVDAVIQPERPLAAGEVLQQGNPEESEHVKFVKIKSEKLSAFWGHPMYIGANVLLPADYNSIPNKQYPVLYMQGHFPGGRAPFSFVKGSAGRGRSAGFADYWMSDAAPDLIVVSIRDANPYYDTSYSVNSANLGPYGDAIMEELIPALESRFRMIPDGDARLLAGGSTGGWEALAMQIYYPDDFGGAWGWCPDAVDFNYHQIVNIYEDDNAYYTDSEWHRVERPNARSFDGNIRSTVRQENHMELATGSNSRSGGQWAVWEAVYGPVGDNGYPRPIWDAETGKIDKETAQYWKENYDLHEQLRSRWETLGPKLTGKLHIATGDMDSYYLDNAVYLMEEFLNEASNPRAQARVTYGRRKPHCWIGESPVRPGENLNYIEFVQDVEDYLRRR; from the coding sequence ATGATCTATAAACATCCCCACACCGCAGTGGGTACCGGCTGCTTTTTGCTGTATGTCTTGCTCTTGCTGCCCGGCTGTACCACACCCGAAGATCGTACCGGACTCCAGTTTGAAGTGACGCTGGCTGACGAAGCCTTTGCGGATATCGCGGCATTAGGACTTGAAACACCTATTAACGGCCGGCTCTTTGTCGTCATTTCTCGCGACGACGAAAGCGAACCTCGCCGGCAGGTTGGGGTGAGTGGTGTGCCGTTTTGGGGTGTTGATGTGGAGAACCTGACGGCCGGCGACAAAGTTATCGTCAAACCCGGAGCCAACGGATTTCGTGGTTTTCCACTGGATGACTTCGCCAAACTCCCTGCTGACACCTACAACGTACAGGCCCTGCTCAGCGTGTACACCACCTTTTCGCGGGCTGATGGCCACACCGTGTCACTGCACCTGAACTCTGGTGCCGGCCAGAATCAATGGCGCGCACCTGGCAATGCGCACAGCACCGTTGCGCAGCACGCACTGGATCCTGCAAAACGATCAACAGTGCAGTTGACGGTTGATGCGGTGATTCAGCCCGAGCGGCCGCTGGCGGCAGGTGAGGTGTTGCAGCAGGGCAATCCGGAAGAAAGCGAGCACGTAAAATTTGTCAAAATTAAAAGCGAGAAGCTCTCCGCATTTTGGGGGCACCCGATGTATATCGGGGCAAATGTGCTGTTGCCGGCAGATTACAACAGCATTCCGAACAAACAGTATCCCGTCCTCTACATGCAGGGCCATTTCCCAGGTGGCCGGGCGCCTTTCAGCTTTGTCAAAGGATCAGCTGGCCGTGGCCGAAGCGCTGGTTTTGCTGACTACTGGATGTCTGATGCAGCACCAGACCTGATTGTGGTGTCGATTCGGGATGCAAATCCCTATTACGACACCTCATACTCTGTGAACTCTGCCAACCTGGGGCCTTACGGCGATGCTATTATGGAAGAACTGATTCCAGCGTTGGAATCCAGGTTCAGGATGATTCCGGATGGAGATGCACGCTTGCTGGCAGGCGGCTCTACGGGGGGATGGGAGGCACTGGCGATGCAAATTTACTACCCGGATGATTTTGGCGGCGCGTGGGGCTGGTGCCCGGATGCGGTGGATTTCAATTACCACCAGATCGTCAACATCTATGAAGATGACAACGCCTACTACACAGATAGCGAGTGGCACCGCGTCGAGCGTCCGAACGCGCGCAGCTTTGATGGTAATATTCGTTCAACTGTCAGGCAAGAGAACCACATGGAGTTGGCGACTGGCTCAAACAGCCGGTCCGGCGGCCAATGGGCTGTTTGGGAAGCCGTGTACGGACCCGTAGGAGATAATGGGTACCCGCGCCCAATCTGGGATGCTGAGACTGGCAAAATCGACAAAGAAACGGCGCAATACTGGAAAGAAAATTATGACCTTCACGAACAATTGCGGTCGCGTTGGGAAACGCTGGGGCCAAAGCTAACCGGTAAGCTTCATATTGCAACGGGTGACATGGATTCCTATTACCTCGACAATGCTGTATATCTGATGGAGGAATTTCTGAACGAAGCTTCAAATCCGCGTGCGCAGGCACGGGTTACCTATGGCCGGCGCAAACCACACTGCTGGATTGGCGAGAGCCCCGTACGGCCCGGCGAAAACTTGAATTATATCGAGTTTGTACAGGATGTAGAAGACTATTTACGGCGAAGATAG
- a CDS encoding HIT domain-containing protein — protein MASCIFCEIVAGRAPSWKVLETADAYAFLDINPVNPYHTLVIPRQHYVNVMDVAPAAWQGVMQAVKKVVDLYTEKLGMEHAQIVHSAGAAGQQDVFHLHAHVVPRHAGDGQNIKWKTHPEMRSQYDQMIARLQ, from the coding sequence ATGGCATCCTGTATTTTTTGTGAGATTGTTGCCGGTCGTGCGCCTTCCTGGAAAGTGCTTGAGACGGCTGATGCGTATGCATTTCTGGATATCAATCCTGTGAATCCTTACCACACACTGGTTATTCCGCGCCAGCATTATGTTAACGTGATGGACGTAGCACCAGCTGCGTGGCAGGGTGTCATGCAAGCGGTGAAAAAGGTTGTTGATTTATATACAGAGAAGCTGGGCATGGAACACGCCCAAATTGTCCACAGCGCCGGCGCTGCGGGGCAACAAGATGTATTTCATCTGCATGCGCACGTAGTGCCCCGGCATGCGGGTGACGGACAAAATATCAAATGGAAAACCCATCCTGAAATGCGGTCGCAATATGATCAAATGATCGCACGGCTGCAGTAA
- a CDS encoding T9SS type A sorting domain-containing protein, with the protein MSSLELSAQRDIDGLYVDNTGTLYAAGTFRGFSVFKIEGNGDVSNAANGFSGPIHMTRSTDGNLYVTNFNSASVSQVNQDGMVSTFASVLDGPSGIVSDADGNLYVSHYGTGNGTGNSVSKIAPDGTVSTFAMGGTLRAPVGIAIDPAGNIYTANLFDGRVTKITPDGTASLFGEVAAAQPFAIGHLVWAKDKLYGTYVGQSSVIAFDSTGTSSVVAGTGTAGLNDGPASNATFTSPNGLAASPSGDTLYVAQGLGATAKIRLVLLSTATNIEEDASLETGALLQNYPNPFQNSTHIRYTMDTPAHVKLSVYDVLGREIKTLVDSQQAAGTHEVAWHAEDRAKGLYFYRLEAAGKTEVRSMLLQ; encoded by the coding sequence GTGAGTTCGCTTGAGCTCTCCGCACAGCGCGACATCGACGGTTTGTATGTTGACAACACCGGCACCCTGTATGCCGCCGGCACCTTTCGTGGCTTTTCCGTTTTCAAGATTGAGGGGAATGGCGACGTATCAAACGCAGCAAACGGCTTCAGCGGCCCGATCCACATGACACGGTCTACAGATGGCAACCTCTATGTGACCAATTTCAACAGTGCATCAGTAAGCCAGGTAAACCAGGACGGGATGGTTAGCACCTTTGCCTCAGTGCTGGATGGCCCAAGCGGCATTGTGTCTGATGCTGACGGCAACCTCTACGTTTCTCACTACGGAACAGGCAATGGTACGGGAAACAGCGTATCCAAAATCGCTCCCGATGGTACCGTTAGCACCTTTGCCATGGGCGGCACTTTGCGGGCACCCGTTGGGATCGCCATCGATCCGGCCGGCAACATATATACAGCCAACCTCTTCGATGGTCGCGTCACCAAAATCACCCCGGATGGTACGGCGTCTTTATTCGGTGAAGTAGCGGCTGCACAACCGTTTGCTATCGGCCATCTTGTGTGGGCCAAAGACAAGTTATATGGGACCTACGTTGGTCAGTCGAGTGTCATTGCTTTTGATTCAACGGGTACCTCAAGCGTAGTTGCCGGCACCGGCACAGCCGGCCTCAATGACGGACCAGCCAGCAACGCAACCTTCACAAGTCCGAATGGCCTCGCAGCCTCTCCGAGCGGCGACACGCTATACGTTGCCCAAGGCCTGGGTGCAACCGCCAAAATTCGACTTGTGCTGCTATCAACCGCGACAAACATAGAGGAAGACGCAAGCCTGGAGACGGGTGCCTTGCTGCAGAACTACCCCAACCCTTTCCAGAATAGCACCCACATTCGCTACACGATGGATACGCCGGCACACGTAAAACTGAGTGTGTACGACGTGCTCGGACGCGAAATCAAAACCCTGGTGGACAGCCAACAGGCTGCCGGGACCCACGAGGTTGCCTGGCATGCTGAAGACAGGGCAAAAGGCCTCTACTTTTACAGATTGGAGGCGGCAGGCAAGACCGAGGTCCGGTCGATGCTCTTGCAGTGA
- a CDS encoding LytTR family DNA-binding domain-containing protein, translating to MSQAIRVIVVDDEPPARRKLVSWLSDDEDITVVTTCANGHEALATLQAEEVDVMFLDIQMPQLSGFDVVEQLPANRRPLVVFSTAYDQYAVDAFKLHAIDYLLKPYDHPRFLDTLVRVKNSMAQLDVQMMQQQLSQLLTTLHQPKQSFLKHFTVKRQDAVQLIKVEAVDWIAAEGNYVMLHAGKSQHLIRDNIGKVEASLNPEQFPRIHRSTIINLDRVEAFYPASHGDYTVILQNGTELAMSRTYKNKLRDSLQLGL from the coding sequence ATGAGCCAAGCAATTCGCGTAATCGTTGTTGATGATGAGCCGCCGGCGCGCAGGAAACTGGTCTCCTGGCTCTCTGATGACGAAGACATCACCGTTGTGACAACCTGTGCCAATGGCCATGAAGCCCTGGCTACGCTACAAGCCGAAGAGGTTGATGTTATGTTTCTTGACATCCAGATGCCTCAACTCAGCGGCTTTGACGTGGTAGAGCAACTGCCAGCCAACCGCCGGCCACTCGTTGTTTTTTCTACGGCGTACGACCAATATGCGGTTGATGCCTTTAAGCTGCATGCCATCGATTATCTCCTGAAACCATACGACCACCCGCGTTTCCTCGACACCTTGGTGCGTGTAAAAAACAGCATGGCCCAACTGGACGTACAGATGATGCAGCAACAGCTCTCTCAGTTGCTTACTACGCTACATCAGCCCAAACAGTCTTTCCTCAAGCATTTCACCGTAAAGCGACAGGATGCGGTCCAATTGATAAAAGTAGAAGCTGTCGATTGGATTGCTGCAGAAGGCAACTATGTGATGCTGCACGCTGGCAAATCACAGCACCTCATCCGCGACAACATTGGCAAAGTTGAAGCCAGCCTGAACCCGGAGCAATTCCCGCGGATCCACCGATCAACCATCATCAACCTGGATCGCGTGGAAGCTTTTTATCCGGCCTCTCATGGCGACTATACCGTTATTTTACAAAACGGGACCGAACTCGCCATGAGTCGCACCTACAAAAACAAGTTGCGCGATTCGCTTCAGCTTGGTTTGTAA
- a CDS encoding histidine kinase produces the protein MNLQKTSRYWALLIACFTLMAVLTSLVWIYTTGRTLDIVSVTRILIPEILFWNVWVLTAPVIFWFSSRFSFSVSPFSWKWAIHLPLALLATSINFALYIGLFSIHFVISESLGFQLNESLATEIQMRIRAIYSIALPLGSIIYVMLVVLSQVQTYYERLRKEKDHTHALQNQLVRARREALQMQLHPHFLYNSLNTISATLQTDKAAADSMLSKLGDFLRNTLEHAERTFVTLSEEIAFSEQYLQIEHHRFEDRLQIEIDVAPAVNDARVPYLILQPIVENAVRHGVAQQLEPGRIVLSARQEAEWLVLEVFNSGPPVHQNGNTPATGIGLKNTMDRLALYYGDDASFKLENVSSGGVCARINLPLAFQETTDAKADRKATAYQAV, from the coding sequence ATGAATCTACAAAAAACATCTCGATACTGGGCACTGCTCATCGCGTGTTTTACGCTGATGGCGGTGCTTACGTCGCTGGTTTGGATTTACACCACCGGCCGGACGCTTGATATCGTGAGTGTTACGCGTATTCTGATTCCAGAGATTCTGTTCTGGAATGTGTGGGTGCTAACAGCTCCGGTCATTTTCTGGTTTTCAAGTCGCTTCTCTTTTTCGGTTTCACCCTTTTCATGGAAATGGGCCATCCATCTCCCTCTTGCACTACTGGCTACATCGATCAACTTTGCCCTATACATTGGCCTTTTCAGCATCCATTTTGTAATCAGTGAGTCCCTAGGGTTTCAGTTGAATGAAAGCCTGGCTACTGAAATCCAGATGAGAATACGCGCGATTTACAGCATCGCCCTGCCGCTAGGCAGCATTATCTATGTTATGCTCGTCGTGCTCTCGCAAGTACAGACCTATTACGAGCGACTCAGGAAGGAGAAAGACCATACCCATGCACTGCAAAACCAGCTTGTGCGGGCTCGGCGGGAAGCCCTCCAAATGCAGTTACATCCCCATTTTCTTTATAACTCGCTAAACACTATATCTGCAACCCTGCAAACAGACAAAGCTGCTGCTGACAGCATGCTCTCAAAACTGGGCGATTTTTTACGCAATACACTTGAGCACGCGGAACGAACGTTTGTTACCCTGTCCGAAGAAATTGCGTTTTCAGAGCAATACCTGCAGATCGAACACCACCGGTTTGAAGACCGCCTGCAGATTGAAATAGATGTAGCGCCGGCAGTCAACGACGCCCGTGTCCCTTACCTGATTTTACAGCCGATTGTAGAAAATGCAGTACGCCACGGCGTTGCACAGCAACTAGAGCCCGGACGCATTGTCTTATCTGCCCGGCAGGAAGCGGAGTGGCTTGTGTTGGAAGTTTTTAATTCAGGTCCACCTGTCCATCAAAATGGCAACACACCTGCAACGGGCATCGGGTTGAAAAACACAATGGATCGCCTTGCGCTATACTACGGCGACGATGCCTCCTTCAAACTCGAAAATGTATCTTCAGGCGGCGTGTGCGCCCGCATCAACCTGCCGCTTGCATTCCAGGAAACCACAGACGCTAAAGCCGACCGTAAAGCTACTGCATATCAGGCCGTTTAA
- a CDS encoding RidA family protein, whose product MSISKRHDPYPVNAPYHGIYAHGVESPAGSRILHVSGQVGVSPEGHLPEDFEGQCRQAIENLASVLEAANMELTDIVKMSFFLVRREDMDGLVAVRKDMLDGVRPAITTVFVAGLVSPDWLVEVEAVACAA is encoded by the coding sequence ATGTCTATCTCTAAGCGTCACGATCCATATCCTGTAAATGCGCCTTACCACGGTATCTATGCCCACGGTGTAGAATCGCCGGCCGGCAGCAGAATTCTGCACGTGTCCGGACAGGTAGGTGTATCTCCAGAAGGCCATTTGCCTGAAGATTTTGAAGGGCAATGCCGGCAGGCCATCGAGAACCTGGCTTCCGTATTGGAAGCTGCAAACATGGAACTGACGGACATCGTGAAAATGTCGTTTTTTCTGGTTCGCCGGGAGGATATGGACGGGCTGGTGGCTGTTAGAAAAGATATGCTTGATGGTGTGCGTCCGGCAATTACAACGGTATTTGTTGCCGGACTGGTGTCGCCTGATTGGCTGGTTGAAGTGGAAGCTGTGGCGTGTGCGGCATGA
- a CDS encoding HAD family hydrolase — protein MKLLLFDIDGTLLVSKGAGRKAMQAAVRKMTNKTDVSIEGVDFSGRTDPQIIKDVFVTNGFEADDWESWIAEALESYVEAFTEAFSPDQFISLPGVHALIEQLHAQPNVQLAILTGNLEKTAYLKLKGIGLESYFPFGAFASDHADRYQLPPIAVQRALDHTGHQYEGKNVVIIGDTKHDILCGRSINVMSIAVSTGHYNAEDLHIHNPDVLLDDLSNTNEFVALVG, from the coding sequence ATGAAATTACTTCTGTTTGATATTGATGGCACCCTCCTCGTATCTAAAGGCGCAGGCCGCAAAGCCATGCAGGCTGCCGTCCGCAAAATGACAAACAAAACGGATGTGTCCATCGAAGGCGTTGACTTCTCAGGGCGGACCGATCCACAGATCATCAAAGATGTATTTGTAACCAACGGATTTGAAGCAGACGATTGGGAGTCCTGGATTGCTGAGGCGCTGGAGTCTTACGTTGAAGCGTTTACCGAAGCATTCTCCCCCGACCAATTTATCTCTCTCCCGGGCGTTCACGCCTTAATCGAGCAGTTACACGCGCAGCCCAACGTGCAACTTGCTATCCTCACTGGCAACCTCGAAAAAACGGCATACCTCAAGTTAAAAGGTATTGGCCTGGAAAGTTATTTCCCTTTTGGCGCGTTTGCTAGCGACCATGCGGACCGGTACCAGCTTCCGCCTATCGCTGTACAACGAGCACTTGACCATACCGGCCATCAATATGAAGGCAAAAACGTGGTTATTATTGGCGATACCAAGCACGACATCCTGTGTGGCCGCTCAATCAATGTGATGTCTATTGCCGTAAGCACCGGGCACTACAACGCAGAAGATCTACACATCCACAACCCTGATGTGCTCCTGGATGACCTATCGAACACCAACGAGTTTGTGGCTCTTGTAGGCTAA
- a CDS encoding dTDP-4-dehydrorhamnose 3,5-epimerase family protein has protein sequence MNWNDDAIASCTVEPLKQYSDERGWLGEFFRRDELPANLHPTMGYLSLTKAGISRGPHEHEAQTDLFLFFSGTFKLYLWDARENSPTYGNRQVVEVGEKNPTIAIVPPGVVHAYWNVGETDALVVNCPNKLYAGEGKKEPVDEIRHEELENSPFIME, from the coding sequence ATGAATTGGAATGACGACGCGATTGCGTCTTGTACCGTTGAGCCGTTGAAGCAGTACAGCGATGAGCGCGGTTGGCTTGGCGAGTTCTTTCGTCGTGATGAATTGCCGGCCAACCTTCACCCCACCATGGGCTACCTGTCCCTAACCAAAGCAGGCATTTCGCGTGGCCCCCACGAACACGAGGCACAAACAGACCTGTTTCTGTTTTTCAGTGGGACGTTCAAGCTTTACCTGTGGGATGCGCGCGAAAACTCACCTACGTACGGTAATCGACAGGTGGTAGAAGTGGGCGAAAAAAATCCAACCATCGCGATTGTCCCGCCAGGCGTTGTCCATGCTTACTGGAATGTTGGCGAAACAGATGCGCTGGTGGTTAATTGCCCCAACAAGCTTTACGCCGGCGAAGGCAAAAAAGAACCCGTGGACGAAATCCGACACGAAGAGCTGGAAAACTCACCTTTCATCATGGAATAA